One window of Paenibacillus sp. FSL K6-3182 genomic DNA carries:
- a CDS encoding SDR family oxidoreductase: MGILQNRVAIVSGAGTGLGRAASISFAAEGADVVLLGRRLAKLEETASIVKAKTGKDALVLQTDVSDEQQVQDTISAVVQQFGHIDIILNNAAVLESGSVLELTSEEWQNQIAINLTGPFLLTKAVLPTMRRAKYGRIINITSGLSWNGAGGYAAYSAAKAGLESLTRTLADEEYEHGILANLYNPGMLRTEMHATGKDPAIVTPDLIRLASLSAGGPTGTIVSYG; encoded by the coding sequence ATGGGAATTTTACAAAATCGAGTCGCCATTGTTAGTGGAGCTGGTACGGGGCTTGGACGTGCAGCTTCAATCTCGTTTGCAGCAGAAGGCGCAGATGTTGTGCTGCTTGGGAGAAGACTTGCAAAGCTTGAGGAAACAGCTTCGATTGTAAAGGCAAAGACGGGAAAAGATGCATTAGTGCTGCAAACAGATGTCTCCGATGAGCAGCAAGTCCAAGACACCATTTCAGCAGTCGTCCAGCAATTTGGGCATATCGATATTATTTTGAACAATGCTGCTGTTCTTGAATCAGGCAGCGTGCTCGAACTAACCTCAGAAGAATGGCAAAATCAAATTGCAATCAATCTGACAGGACCATTTCTGCTGACTAAGGCTGTTTTACCAACTATGCGCAGAGCAAAATATGGACGAATTATTAATATTACCTCCGGCCTGTCATGGAACGGCGCAGGCGGCTATGCAGCATATAGCGCAGCCAAGGCAGGACTAGAGTCGTTGACACGCACCTTAGCCGATGAGGAGTATGAGCATGGTATTCTTGCAAACCTCTATAATCCCGGCATGCTTCGTACAGAAATGCACGCGACCGGCAAAGATCCTGCAATCGTTACACCGGACTTGATTCGTCTAGCAAGCTTATCAGCCGGCGGTCCAACTGGCACAATTGTATCTTATGGTTAA
- a CDS encoding cytochrome C oxidase subunit II — MKKWLLFASAMCLVVVIAACGTNTAKPENKETNTTVADSGASSSDLVMTASNWKFDKKEYKIKAGETVNLKLDSVDGIHGVQIQKTDYKLSNGDTIAVNISEPGSYQMICSVPCGAGHREMKAVLVVE; from the coding sequence ATGAAAAAATGGTTATTATTTGCAAGCGCTATGTGTTTAGTCGTTGTCATTGCTGCATGCGGCACAAACACAGCCAAACCCGAAAATAAAGAAACAAATACAACAGTAGCAGATAGCGGAGCTTCTTCATCTGACCTTGTCATGACAGCTTCTAACTGGAAATTTGACAAGAAGGAATATAAAATCAAAGCCGGCGAGACGGTTAATCTCAAGCTTGATTCGGTTGACGGCATTCATGGCGTTCAGATCCAAAAAACCGACTACAAACTTTCAAATGGCGACACGATCGCTGTAAACATTAGTGAGCCGGGAAGCTATCAAATGATTTGTTCCGTTCCATGCGGAGCAGGGCATAGAGAAATGAAAGCTGTATTGGTCGTAGAATAA
- a CDS encoding phage holin family protein, which translates to MSFLGHVVRFIVAALVLMLVGFIVPQFSVGGFWSAFFLALVIAALGWVIEGIFGKRVTPFGRGIVGFIASAAVIWIAQFIVGGVTVTLLGAILAALVIGIIDLFIPVSTPYEAGRRDRD; encoded by the coding sequence ATGTCTTTTTTGGGACATGTCGTCCGGTTTATCGTAGCCGCGCTGGTATTAATGCTTGTTGGGTTTATCGTTCCACAATTTAGCGTAGGCGGATTTTGGAGCGCCTTTTTCTTAGCGCTTGTCATTGCTGCACTAGGCTGGGTAATTGAAGGCATATTCGGCAAGCGGGTTACACCCTTTGGTCGAGGAATCGTCGGCTTCATCGCAAGCGCAGCTGTTATCTGGATTGCTCAGTTTATCGTAGGCGGCGTAACTGTAACCTTGCTTGGCGCCATCTTAGCTGCTCTTGTTATCGGGATCATCGACCTATTCATTCCGGTCAGCACTCCCTATGAAGCAGGCAGACGCGATCGCGATTAA
- a CDS encoding endonuclease MutS2 has product MDTKILKTLEYPKIIHRLSQHAATSLGKTIAESLQPVSDLESVKQILQITDEAYTADRLKGSAPFGGIVDISAPLHRARIGGTLNPAELLDIANTARGGRRVKRHISVLHEDNPIPMLHHIADQISEHKSLEDAIFDCIDDQAEVMDSASAELASIRRELRNGESRIREKMDQMVRSSSVQKMLQDAIVTLRNDRYVIPVKQEYRSHFGGIVHDQSGSGATLFIEPEAIVAMNNKLRELKAGELREIEKILQKLTALASDYVEDLIYNLDLLGQIDFAFAKARLAHLMKATQPRMNDRGFLKIKRGRHPLIAPEQVVPLDVELGNQYTSIIVTGPNTGGKTVSLKTIGLLSLMAMSGLFVPAEDGSQLCVFDAIYADIGDEQSIEQSLSTFSSHLKNIIRILGSMTSKSLVLLDELGAGTDPAEGSALAIAILEHVHAMESRIVATTHYSELKAYAYNRKGVINASMEFDVATLSPTYRLLVGVPGRSNAFAIAERLGLARSIIEHARGEVSEEDQRVENMIASLEENRLGAETERQTAESLRREMETLRARHEAESLRFEEQKEKLMQKAQDEAREAVLKAKREAEQIIADLRKLAMEEGASVKEHKLIEARRKLDEAAPELQKSKRGASKTATKQVKIEAGDEVTVYSLNQKGTVVEIHGSDATVQLGIMKMKVALDDLELRSSGAAASKTQQPKQAASLQRTREENIKMELDLRGENLEEAILEVDRFLDEAFLSGLAQVAIIHGKGTGVLRTGIQQYLRRHSHAKSFRLGNYGEGGVGVTVVELK; this is encoded by the coding sequence TTGGACACTAAAATTTTGAAGACACTTGAATATCCTAAAATCATACATAGATTGTCTCAGCATGCAGCAACATCGCTTGGGAAAACCATTGCTGAGTCGCTGCAGCCGGTTTCGGATCTGGAATCGGTAAAGCAGATTTTGCAAATTACCGACGAGGCCTACACAGCTGATCGTCTCAAAGGCAGTGCGCCATTTGGGGGAATTGTGGACATCTCAGCGCCGCTTCACCGTGCCCGTATAGGCGGTACCCTTAATCCGGCTGAGCTTCTGGATATTGCGAATACCGCACGGGGCGGTAGACGTGTAAAACGGCATATCAGCGTCTTGCATGAAGATAATCCCATTCCAATGCTGCACCATATTGCAGATCAAATAAGTGAGCATAAGTCGCTTGAGGATGCGATTTTTGATTGCATCGATGACCAAGCGGAAGTGATGGACAGCGCTAGTGCTGAACTGGCATCTATCCGGCGCGAGCTTAGAAATGGCGAATCACGGATTCGTGAGAAAATGGATCAAATGGTCCGTTCCTCGTCCGTTCAAAAAATGCTGCAGGACGCCATTGTAACACTTCGCAACGATAGATATGTTATTCCAGTGAAACAGGAATACCGTTCTCACTTTGGCGGAATTGTGCACGATCAGTCAGGTTCTGGCGCAACATTGTTTATCGAACCGGAAGCCATTGTTGCGATGAACAATAAGCTTCGAGAGCTAAAGGCAGGCGAGCTGCGGGAAATTGAGAAAATTTTGCAGAAGCTAACTGCTTTGGCATCCGATTATGTAGAAGATCTTATTTATAACTTGGATTTGCTTGGCCAAATCGATTTTGCTTTTGCAAAGGCTCGGCTTGCTCATCTCATGAAGGCTACACAGCCTCGGATGAATGACCGAGGTTTTCTGAAAATAAAACGTGGACGCCATCCGCTAATTGCACCTGAGCAGGTTGTTCCACTCGATGTGGAGCTGGGCAATCAATACACATCCATCATTGTAACGGGACCGAATACAGGCGGTAAAACGGTTTCCTTGAAAACGATCGGACTGCTTAGCCTTATGGCCATGTCAGGATTGTTTGTACCTGCTGAGGATGGCAGCCAGCTTTGTGTATTTGATGCTATCTATGCCGATATCGGTGATGAGCAAAGTATTGAGCAAAGCCTCAGTACGTTTTCCAGCCATCTCAAAAACATCATTCGCATTTTAGGCTCCATGACATCAAAGAGCTTAGTGCTGCTTGATGAGCTTGGTGCAGGAACAGATCCAGCTGAAGGCTCGGCACTTGCTATTGCCATATTGGAGCATGTTCATGCTATGGAAAGTCGTATTGTAGCAACTACGCATTACAGCGAGCTGAAAGCTTATGCTTATAATCGCAAGGGAGTCATTAACGCCAGCATGGAGTTTGATGTTGCTACGTTAAGCCCTACGTACCGTCTGCTTGTTGGTGTTCCTGGACGAAGCAATGCATTTGCTATCGCTGAGCGTTTAGGACTTGCTCGTTCGATTATTGAGCATGCAAGAGGAGAAGTAAGCGAAGAGGATCAACGGGTTGAAAATATGATCGCCTCCCTTGAAGAGAACCGGTTAGGCGCTGAAACGGAACGTCAAACGGCAGAGTCGCTCCGCCGTGAGATGGAGACGCTGCGCGCACGCCATGAGGCAGAGAGTCTGCGCTTTGAAGAGCAGAAAGAAAAGCTGATGCAGAAGGCGCAAGATGAGGCTCGCGAGGCTGTCCTCAAAGCCAAACGCGAAGCTGAACAAATTATTGCGGATTTGCGCAAGCTTGCAATGGAGGAGGGTGCCTCCGTCAAGGAGCATAAGCTCATTGAGGCACGCCGCAAGCTGGATGAAGCGGCTCCCGAGCTTCAGAAATCGAAGCGGGGAGCTTCCAAAACAGCAACGAAGCAGGTTAAGATTGAAGCTGGCGACGAAGTAACCGTATACAGCTTAAATCAGAAGGGCACGGTTGTGGAAATTCATGGTTCCGATGCTACAGTGCAGCTGGGCATTATGAAGATGAAGGTTGCGCTGGATGATTTGGAGCTGCGAAGCTCTGGAGCTGCCGCTAGTAAGACACAACAGCCGAAGCAAGCAGCCAGCTTACAGCGCACCAGAGAAGAAAATATTAAGATGGAGCTCGATCTTCGCGGAGAAAATCTGGAAGAAGCAATCCTTGAGGTTGACCGTTTTCTTGATGAGGCCTTTTTATCAGGCTTAGCTCAGGTTGCTATTATTCATGGTAAAGGCACTGGTGTGCTTCGTACAGGAATACAGCAATATTTGCGTAGACACAGCCATGCGAAGAGCTTTCGACTCGGCAATTATGGCGAGGGCGGCGTTGGCGTGACGGTTGTGGAGCTTAAATAG
- a CDS encoding DUF350 domain-containing protein, which produces MSNEVDQLLSNPYAASLVYVSVAVLSLIVFLSCFELVTKYKCWTEIKKGNVAVAMATSGKIFGICNIFRFSIESNDSVYQSLIWGAFGFVILMAAYFLFEFLTPVFRIDDEIARDNRAVGLIAMIISVSLSYVIGATVII; this is translated from the coding sequence ATGAGTAATGAAGTCGATCAGTTGCTGAGCAATCCGTATGCTGCTTCACTTGTTTATGTATCGGTTGCGGTGCTGTCTCTCATCGTTTTTTTATCGTGCTTTGAGCTCGTAACCAAATATAAATGCTGGACGGAGATAAAAAAGGGAAACGTTGCTGTTGCTATGGCGACAAGCGGTAAAATATTCGGTATTTGTAATATTTTCAGGTTTTCCATCGAGTCCAACGATTCGGTGTATCAAAGCCTTATTTGGGGTGCGTTCGGTTTCGTCATACTTATGGCAGCATATTTTTTATTCGAATTTCTAACGCCAGTTTTTCGAATCGATGACGAAATCGCTCGTGATAACCGTGCGGTAGGGCTTATTGCAATGATCATTTCTGTATCTTTATCTTACGTGATTGGTGCAACTGTCATTATATAA
- a CDS encoding MFS transporter — protein MAKTLNGQAALLLIVQALYGIANALSGTFVPVYLWKASQSYMLIGWFTMGQYVMSGLTFWVVGKWVKEHNKMNSLRIGIILSGVFYCSVLLLGTQAKVYYLPLGLLNGMALGFFWVAFNVVYFEVTDPDNRDRFNGWSGLLGSAAGIVAPWVSGLLITSMQGEKGYRLIFTLSLIIFSISVVLSFWLKKRHGQGRYNWKHGFQQLMQKGNPWRRMFPAIAAQGVREGVFMFLVGLTVYVATQNESKLGTYSLITSLVALISFWIVGKKLKKNNRKWAMLIGVIMIGIVILPLFWKVSYATLLMFGIGTSLFMPLYIIPMTSRVFDLIGQSEESAREREEFIVLREAGLVFGRIIGLSSYLIVLPLNHSAVAITWLLFAVGIVPIAGWWFMKPFLTEQQAQT, from the coding sequence TTGGCAAAAACCTTAAATGGACAAGCAGCCCTTTTACTTATTGTGCAGGCGCTTTACGGTATTGCGAACGCGCTGTCCGGGACGTTTGTTCCCGTATACTTATGGAAAGCAAGCCAATCTTATATGTTGATCGGTTGGTTCACTATGGGTCAATATGTAATGAGTGGTTTAACCTTTTGGGTTGTTGGGAAATGGGTAAAAGAGCATAACAAAATGAATAGTTTGCGCATAGGCATTATTTTGTCAGGCGTGTTTTATTGTTCAGTATTGCTGCTGGGTACACAAGCGAAAGTATATTATTTGCCGCTTGGCCTTTTAAATGGGATGGCACTCGGTTTTTTTTGGGTCGCATTTAATGTAGTTTATTTCGAAGTGACAGATCCAGATAATCGGGATCGTTTCAATGGCTGGTCGGGGCTGCTTGGTTCTGCGGCAGGTATCGTGGCGCCGTGGGTATCAGGCTTGCTTATCACGTCGATGCAAGGAGAAAAGGGATATAGGCTTATTTTCACCCTTTCATTAATCATATTTTCTATAAGTGTAGTGCTCAGCTTTTGGCTTAAAAAACGCCATGGTCAAGGCCGCTATAATTGGAAGCATGGCTTCCAGCAGCTGATGCAAAAAGGAAATCCATGGCGTCGCATGTTTCCAGCTATTGCAGCGCAGGGCGTGCGAGAAGGCGTATTTATGTTTCTTGTTGGCCTTACGGTATACGTAGCTACGCAAAACGAAAGCAAGCTAGGAACGTATTCACTCATTACATCCTTAGTTGCTTTGATCAGCTTCTGGATTGTTGGCAAAAAGCTCAAAAAAAACAATCGCAAATGGGCGATGCTCATAGGCGTTATCATGATTGGAATCGTTATATTGCCGCTGTTCTGGAAGGTCTCTTATGCTACATTGCTTATGTTCGGAATCGGAACATCACTGTTTATGCCGCTTTATATTATACCTATGACCTCAAGAGTATTTGACCTCATTGGCCAGTCCGAGGAAAGTGCGCGGGAACGAGAGGAATTTATCGTCCTTCGTGAAGCGGGATTAGTTTTTGGCAGGATTATCGGCTTATCGTCATATTTAATCGTTTTGCCGCTGAATCATTCTGCTGTCGCCATTACTTGGCTCTTGTTTGCGGTTGGCATCGTGCCGATTGCTGGTTGGTGGTTCATGAAGCCGTTTCTTACAGAGCAGCAAGCACAAACCTAA
- the cysK gene encoding cysteine synthase A, with the protein MPKVVADITQLIGNTPVVRLNRLPEEGSAEVCVKLERFNPSGSVKDRAAFSLINDAEKRGLIKPGDTIIEPTSGNTGIGLAMNAAARGYNIILVMPDNMTAERIKLLQAYGAEVVLTPAAERMPGAIRKAEELRAERPGSYIPNQFENHANPQIHRMTTAIEIIEQTDGKLDAFVATAGTGGTITGTGEALKEVLPHLYVAVVEPQGSPVLSGGKPGPHKLVGTSPGFVPAILNTSIYDEIIQVSDEHALTTMRALATQEGLLLGPSSGASVWAAMQIAKRLGAGKRVLCIAPDTGERYMSMDIF; encoded by the coding sequence ATGCCGAAAGTAGTTGCAGACATTACGCAATTAATTGGGAATACGCCTGTCGTAAGGCTAAACCGTCTTCCAGAGGAAGGCAGCGCCGAAGTATGCGTTAAGCTGGAACGCTTCAACCCAAGCGGCAGCGTAAAGGATCGCGCAGCCTTCTCTCTTATTAATGATGCCGAGAAGCGCGGTTTGATTAAGCCTGGTGATACCATTATTGAACCAACTAGCGGCAATACAGGCATAGGCCTAGCCATGAACGCAGCAGCTAGAGGCTACAACATAATATTAGTTATGCCGGACAACATGACTGCTGAGCGGATTAAACTGCTGCAAGCATACGGAGCGGAAGTTGTGCTTACGCCTGCTGCTGAACGCATGCCGGGAGCAATTCGAAAAGCGGAGGAGCTTCGGGCTGAGCGCCCGGGCAGCTACATACCGAATCAATTCGAGAATCATGCGAATCCGCAGATTCACCGAATGACGACTGCGATAGAAATTATCGAGCAGACAGATGGCAAGCTAGATGCTTTCGTTGCTACCGCTGGAACAGGCGGCACGATCACAGGAACAGGTGAAGCGCTAAAGGAAGTGCTCCCTCATTTGTATGTAGCGGTAGTAGAGCCGCAAGGGTCACCGGTGTTGTCAGGAGGAAAGCCAGGCCCGCATAAGCTTGTCGGCACTAGTCCTGGTTTCGTGCCCGCTATTCTTAATACATCGATTTATGATGAAATCATTCAAGTTTCAGATGAGCATGCTCTAACGACAATGAGAGCGTTAGCGACGCAAGAGGGTTTGCTGCTAGGCCCTTCCTCAGGCGCTTCGGTATGGGCAGCAATGCAAATTGCAAAACGCCTTGGTGCTGGGAAGCGAGTACTGTGCATTGCTCCAGATACTGGAGAGCGGTATATGAGCATGGATATTTTTTGA
- a CDS encoding CotH kinase family protein, whose translation MVAEVLPIRSIRMNASDFQEIQGDAWGRSFKPAQLEMEGQTYTAEFGLRGGHTRNYSKKSYEVRLENGKTFHWNAEYDDPSMMRNALSFYFFNKIGVPSPQTNHFWLIINDVPRGVYLEIEAVDQLFFEKRGIGCRSLLYAVNDSADFSLTDPVSKGTKASLFDGYELKLGKTGTKKRLVSFVRNINRLSGSKLNEHHAKRLDVSQYLLWLAGAVLTGNYDGFDQNYALYEHSKSGKYRIIPWDYEGTWGRNCYGKPCGSDLVRLQGYNTLTEKLFTFPSCRRKYRAIIKKLLLSAFTAEKLEPVISQMHAQLSPAIRSDYTRKASYDTFLAEPAFIYNYIDERRNILQQSLREWL comes from the coding sequence ATGGTTGCTGAAGTCTTGCCGATACGTTCCATACGCATGAATGCTTCTGATTTCCAAGAGATACAAGGCGATGCTTGGGGGCGTTCCTTCAAACCGGCACAGCTCGAGATGGAGGGACAAACCTATACTGCAGAGTTTGGCCTGCGGGGAGGACATACACGTAATTATTCCAAAAAATCTTATGAGGTTCGGCTTGAAAATGGCAAAACATTTCATTGGAATGCGGAATATGACGATCCATCCATGATGCGGAACGCACTTTCCTTTTACTTTTTCAATAAAATTGGTGTGCCATCCCCTCAAACCAACCATTTCTGGCTCATAATAAATGACGTGCCTCGAGGCGTTTATTTGGAAATCGAAGCGGTAGATCAACTTTTTTTCGAAAAAAGGGGCATTGGTTGCCGTTCTCTTCTCTATGCCGTCAATGACAGTGCCGACTTCAGCTTAACGGACCCTGTCTCTAAAGGTACGAAAGCTTCGTTATTTGATGGTTATGAATTGAAGCTGGGAAAGACGGGGACAAAAAAGAGGCTCGTATCGTTCGTTCGAAATATCAATCGTTTGTCTGGCAGTAAACTGAATGAACATCATGCCAAACGCCTTGATGTATCACAATATTTATTATGGCTTGCGGGAGCTGTATTGACAGGAAATTACGATGGATTTGATCAAAACTATGCGCTTTATGAGCATAGCAAAAGTGGGAAATATCGAATCATTCCATGGGATTACGAGGGAACCTGGGGGAGAAACTGTTACGGAAAGCCTTGCGGCAGCGATCTCGTCCGTCTTCAGGGCTACAATACGCTGACAGAGAAGCTATTTACATTCCCATCGTGCAGACGAAAATATAGAGCGATAATAAAGAAACTGCTGTTATCCGCATTTACTGCCGAGAAGCTGGAACCCGTCATTTCACAGATGCATGCACAGTTATCTCCGGCTATTCGCAGCGATTATACGCGAAAAGCGAGCTATGACACCTTTTTAGCAGAACCAGCCTTTATTTATAATTATATTGATGAAAGACGCAATATATTGCAGCAATCATTACGGGAATGGTTATAA
- a CDS encoding DUF2642 domain-containing protein codes for MKNRHPLLDKQVELEISGKVAPIRGKLIEFGQDILVLHNGTQFLYIPLIHLQQLRLSTHKEEAEEIYEVPEMPFEPYNEPVSYRKILMNAKGMFSEIYITGNQSIHGYLTTVMNDFFVFYSPVYHTVIISLHHMKYLIPYSPNVTPYTLTPEQFPLKPSPLTLARTFDQQLRKLIGEFVVLDLGENSNKIGVLKNVDQSMIELATVSGNPVFLHFDHVKTVHIP; via the coding sequence ATGAAAAACCGTCATCCGCTGTTGGATAAGCAGGTCGAATTGGAGATTTCAGGGAAAGTAGCGCCTATACGAGGTAAATTGATCGAGTTTGGTCAGGATATATTAGTGCTGCATAATGGAACACAATTTTTGTATATCCCGCTTATTCATCTGCAGCAGCTTCGTCTTTCAACTCATAAAGAAGAAGCAGAAGAAATATATGAAGTACCGGAAATGCCTTTCGAGCCTTATAATGAACCCGTCTCGTACCGAAAAATATTGATGAACGCAAAAGGTATGTTCTCTGAAATTTATATTACAGGTAATCAGTCTATTCATGGTTATTTGACCACCGTTATGAATGATTTTTTCGTCTTCTATTCACCTGTATATCATACGGTGATCATCTCTCTCCACCATATGAAATATTTAATTCCGTACAGTCCTAACGTAACACCATACACGTTAACACCAGAACAATTCCCTCTAAAGCCATCCCCGCTAACCCTTGCAAGAACTTTTGATCAACAGCTTCGTAAATTAATCGGCGAATTCGTCGTGCTTGATCTCGGCGAGAATTCAAATAAAATCGGCGTTCTGAAAAATGTCGATCAAAGCATGATTGAGCTTGCGACTGTAAGTGGAAACCCCGTTTTTTTACATTTTGATCATGTGAAGACGGTTCATATTCCGTAG
- a CDS encoding endospore germination permease: MKVKPFGILPSMLMMVLSVGLVNHVLVVPLLLDAAKRDAWISVIFGLVIVLPWVLFPFYGILKRMDGTPFDQWLIQLMPRFLAWMIISIFLLVQLSIAFESLIITASWTATTYLPNTPSMVVCTVFLGLCLFASVSGLRTIAYVSCILLPIVVFLGDFVMSANMPHKDYHYLLPMLENGMSPVMKGIYYVLTSSCEFFGFMFIQHHIHGKFKRWHFIVLVLFLSLLTLGPVMGAIVEFGPVEADKMRYPAFSQWRLVSIGKYFEHVDFFAIFQWMSGALIRLSISIHILSEFWPLRRLKQKWISPTVLGVIILVISGVGIKNMLQVRTALHAAFQYTGIVVMLLTIVIWIVSMFRKKQGDKKRTAIIGSEEAEQS; this comes from the coding sequence ATGAAAGTGAAACCATTTGGGATTTTACCCTCTATGTTAATGATGGTTTTGTCTGTTGGACTTGTAAATCATGTTCTGGTTGTACCGCTGCTGCTTGATGCTGCTAAGCGCGATGCATGGATTTCTGTTATTTTTGGCCTTGTAATCGTCCTTCCTTGGGTTTTGTTTCCTTTTTATGGAATACTAAAGCGAATGGATGGAACTCCGTTTGATCAATGGCTCATACAGCTTATGCCGCGGTTTTTGGCTTGGATGATTATTAGTATTTTTCTGCTGGTACAGCTGAGTATTGCTTTTGAATCGCTTATTATTACAGCTTCGTGGACTGCGACAACCTATTTGCCCAATACGCCCTCCATGGTGGTTTGTACTGTTTTTTTAGGTCTTTGTTTGTTTGCATCAGTCTCAGGGCTGCGGACCATTGCTTATGTTAGCTGTATATTATTGCCGATCGTTGTGTTTTTAGGCGATTTTGTCATGTCTGCGAACATGCCTCACAAAGATTATCACTATTTGCTGCCTATGCTCGAGAATGGGATGAGCCCGGTCATGAAAGGTATTTATTATGTGTTGACTTCGTCTTGCGAGTTTTTTGGGTTCATGTTCATCCAGCATCATATCCATGGAAAATTTAAAAGATGGCATTTCATCGTGCTTGTTTTGTTCTTATCGCTGCTGACACTTGGTCCGGTTATGGGAGCGATTGTAGAATTCGGCCCCGTTGAAGCGGATAAAATGCGCTACCCTGCTTTTTCGCAGTGGAGACTGGTCTCCATCGGCAAATATTTTGAGCATGTTGATTTTTTTGCTATTTTTCAGTGGATGTCAGGAGCACTTATTCGGCTATCGATATCCATTCACATTTTGTCAGAGTTTTGGCCGCTGCGCCGTTTAAAACAGAAGTGGATATCACCTACTGTGCTCGGCGTGATTATTTTGGTCATCTCGGGCGTTGGCATCAAAAATATGCTTCAGGTAAGGACCGCATTACATGCTGCATTTCAGTACACCGGCATTGTCGTCATGCTCTTAACGATCGTAATTTGGATCGTGTCTATGTTTAGAAAAAAACAGGGTGATAAAAAGAGAACAGCCATTATCGGTTCGGAGGAGGCAGAGCAGTCATGA
- a CDS encoding spore germination protein, translated as MIHDEHNSETDHNDISLDQLKHILKDCHDVIEYKLTLDVDGPMEVTLFYCDGLIDNQQLQLGLLPLLEKWAEQLRTVPAADTGEKHKPSMLFSKIQSGDLDSNVFARLFAGSVILSFAKFEGLFEFDIANQPGRTPEESVLEVSIRGPRDGFVEQLSTNVALVRMRLKTPDMHVEYSKIGSESLTEVALLHMEGKADPKLVKEARRRLDNIDIPALVGGSQLEELLSDRRLSLFPLVEFVGRPDYVVQSLLQGKVAILLHGSPSALIAPGNLLLLIKSPEDAHLPFYYVSLERLLRLVGLVLSICLPGFWIALSAFNTDQIPFTLLATITMSRIGLPLSATMEMFLMLTMFELFREAGVRLPRAVGQTVSVVGGLIVGDAAIRAGMTSPTMLVMAAVTAVSTFTLVNQSLSGSVSIIRYLVLLCSSVLGIFGFFVGSFAVLIYMCTLESFGRSYLYPVAPMRLKELLPALIQMPWKLKSTRRDK; from the coding sequence ATGATTCATGACGAGCATAATAGTGAGACCGATCACAACGATATTTCGTTGGATCAGTTAAAACACATATTGAAGGATTGTCATGATGTTATTGAATATAAGCTGACACTCGACGTAGACGGTCCAATGGAAGTGACTTTGTTTTATTGTGATGGATTAATCGACAACCAACAATTGCAGCTAGGCTTACTGCCGCTATTGGAGAAATGGGCAGAGCAACTCAGAACGGTGCCAGCTGCGGATACTGGTGAAAAACATAAGCCCAGCATGTTATTTAGTAAAATTCAGTCTGGTGATCTTGACAGCAACGTATTTGCACGCTTATTTGCAGGCAGCGTCATTTTGTCTTTTGCTAAATTCGAAGGATTGTTTGAATTTGACATCGCTAATCAGCCAGGGAGGACACCTGAGGAGTCGGTGCTTGAAGTATCGATTCGAGGACCGCGCGACGGGTTCGTCGAACAGCTTTCAACGAATGTTGCATTAGTCCGCATGAGGCTAAAAACACCAGATATGCATGTTGAGTATAGCAAAATCGGCTCCGAGTCATTGACGGAGGTAGCTTTGCTTCATATGGAGGGCAAGGCTGATCCCAAGCTTGTTAAAGAAGCTAGAAGGAGACTGGACAATATTGATATTCCGGCTCTAGTAGGAGGAAGTCAACTGGAGGAGCTTTTATCCGACCGCCGCTTATCATTATTTCCACTTGTTGAATTTGTAGGGCGGCCTGATTATGTCGTTCAATCGTTGCTGCAAGGCAAGGTAGCGATATTGCTCCATGGGTCGCCATCGGCACTTATTGCTCCAGGAAATTTATTGCTGCTCATCAAATCACCGGAGGACGCACATTTACCCTTTTATTATGTTTCATTAGAACGGTTGTTAAGGCTCGTAGGTCTCGTATTGTCTATTTGTTTGCCAGGTTTTTGGATTGCGTTGTCGGCATTCAACACGGATCAGATTCCCTTTACGCTGCTTGCAACCATTACGATGTCGCGAATCGGATTGCCGCTGTCGGCAACGATGGAGATGTTTCTGATGCTGACCATGTTCGAGCTATTCAGGGAAGCTGGCGTGAGATTGCCAAGAGCAGTAGGTCAAACCGTTTCTGTTGTAGGCGGATTGATCGTTGGAGATGCAGCAATCCGTGCGGGCATGACATCGCCAACGATGCTCGTAATGGCCGCGGTAACGGCGGTATCAACCTTTACTCTCGTGAATCAGTCATTAAGCGGCTCTGTAAGCATCATCCGTTACCTTGTCCTTCTTTGCTCATCTGTGCTAGGCATTTTCGGTTTTTTTGTCGGCTCCTTTGCCGTTCTTATCTACATGTGCACGTTAGAATCATTTGGACGCTCTTACTTATACCCGGTTGCACCTATGCGCTTAAAAGAGCTGCTGCCAGCGCTTATACAAATGCCATGGAAGCTTAAGAGTACTAGGAGGGATAAATGA